The proteins below come from a single Caulobacter flavus genomic window:
- a CDS encoding enoyl-ACP reductase FabI, with the protein MADDYAFPKGELMAGKKGLVMGVANHNSIAWGIASQLAAQGAEMAFTYQGEALERRVRPLAESIGVTTLIPADVTDDASMDAAFAAIEEKFGAIDFVVHSVAFANKDELKGSFVDNTTREGFLTAMNISAFSFVDVAKRAAKIMPNGGSLITMTYLGSERTIPNYNTMGVAKAALEAATRYIARDLGPKGIRCNAISAGAMRTLALAGISGGRGMIAQGRAFSALKEDTSMEGVAGAALWLVSDLGRSTTGEVVHVDAGFHMMGMPDEVEG; encoded by the coding sequence ATGGCCGACGACTACGCATTCCCCAAGGGCGAGCTGATGGCGGGCAAGAAGGGCCTGGTCATGGGCGTGGCCAACCACAACTCGATCGCCTGGGGCATCGCCAGCCAGCTGGCCGCCCAGGGCGCCGAGATGGCCTTCACCTACCAGGGCGAGGCGCTGGAGCGCCGCGTGCGCCCGCTGGCCGAGAGCATCGGCGTGACCACCCTGATCCCGGCCGACGTCACCGACGACGCCTCGATGGACGCGGCCTTCGCCGCCATCGAGGAGAAGTTCGGCGCGATCGACTTCGTGGTGCACTCGGTGGCCTTCGCCAACAAGGACGAGCTGAAGGGCTCGTTCGTCGACAACACCACCCGTGAGGGCTTCCTCACGGCGATGAACATCTCGGCCTTCAGCTTCGTCGACGTGGCCAAGCGCGCCGCCAAGATCATGCCGAACGGCGGCTCGCTGATCACCATGACCTATCTGGGGTCGGAGCGGACCATCCCGAACTACAACACCATGGGCGTGGCCAAGGCCGCCCTGGAAGCGGCGACCCGCTACATCGCCCGCGACCTGGGTCCCAAGGGCATCCGCTGCAACGCCATCTCGGCCGGCGCCATGCGCACCCTGGCCCTGGCCGGCATCTCCGGCGGCCGCGGCATGATCGCCCAGGGCCGCGCCTTCAGCGCCCTGAAGGAAGACACCTCGATGGAAGGCGTCGCCGGCGCCGCCCTGTGGCTGGTCTCGGACCTGGGCCGCTCGACCACGGGCGAAGTCGTCCACGTCGACGCTGGCTTCCACATGATGGGCATGCCCGACGAAGTCGAGGGCTGA
- the fabB gene encoding beta-ketoacyl-ACP synthase I, whose product MRRVVVTGLGVVSSIGNNANEVLASLREAKSGVVAAPEYAELGFRCQVHAAPKIEWEGLVDRRAARFLAPGTAYAHIAMEQAIADSGLEESDISNERTGLIVGSGGPSTRVIVEAAATTKEKGPKRIGPFAVPKAMSSGPSAVLSTWFKIRGINYSISSACATSAHCIGAGAEQIQLGKQDIVFAGGCEELDWTLSNLFDAMGAMSTNFNDRPAVASRAYDKDRDGFVIAGGAGIVVLEEYEHAKARGAKIYGELIGYAANSDGYDMVAPSGEGAARCMKLAMADAGGRAIDYLNPHGTSTPVGDSKEMGAVREVFGDKAPLISSTKSLTGHSLGAAGAQEAIYSILMLKNGFAAESANIETLDPEFADLPILRERADKPLDTVMSNSFGFGGTNGTLIFGQVD is encoded by the coding sequence ATGCGTCGCGTCGTCGTCACGGGACTGGGCGTCGTCTCGTCCATCGGCAACAACGCCAACGAGGTGCTGGCTTCGCTGCGCGAGGCCAAGTCGGGCGTGGTCGCCGCGCCCGAGTACGCGGAGCTGGGCTTCCGCTGCCAGGTGCACGCCGCTCCGAAGATCGAGTGGGAAGGCCTGGTCGATCGCCGGGCCGCGCGCTTTCTCGCGCCCGGCACGGCCTACGCCCACATCGCCATGGAGCAGGCGATCGCGGATTCCGGGCTCGAGGAGAGCGACATCTCCAACGAGCGCACGGGCCTGATCGTCGGTTCGGGCGGCCCGTCCACCCGCGTCATCGTCGAGGCCGCGGCCACGACGAAGGAAAAGGGTCCCAAGCGGATCGGCCCGTTCGCGGTGCCCAAGGCCATGAGCTCGGGTCCGTCGGCGGTGCTGTCGACCTGGTTCAAGATCCGCGGGATCAACTATTCGATCAGCTCGGCCTGCGCGACCAGCGCCCACTGCATCGGCGCGGGCGCCGAGCAGATCCAGCTGGGCAAGCAGGACATCGTCTTCGCCGGCGGTTGCGAGGAGCTGGACTGGACCCTGTCGAACCTGTTCGACGCCATGGGCGCCATGAGCACCAACTTCAACGACCGTCCGGCCGTGGCCAGCCGCGCCTACGACAAGGACCGCGACGGCTTCGTGATCGCCGGCGGCGCCGGCATCGTGGTGCTGGAAGAATACGAGCACGCCAAGGCGCGCGGGGCCAAGATCTACGGCGAGCTGATCGGCTATGCCGCCAATTCCGACGGCTACGACATGGTGGCCCCGTCGGGCGAGGGCGCGGCCCGCTGCATGAAGCTGGCCATGGCCGACGCTGGCGGCCGCGCCATCGACTACCTGAACCCGCACGGCACCTCGACGCCGGTCGGCGACAGCAAGGAGATGGGCGCGGTGCGCGAGGTGTTCGGCGACAAGGCGCCGCTGATCTCGTCGACCAAGTCGCTGACGGGCCACAGCCTGGGCGCGGCCGGCGCCCAGGAGGCGATCTACTCGATCCTGATGCTCAAGAACGGCTTCGCGGCCGAGAGCGCCAACATCGAGACCCTCGACCCCGAGTTCGCCGACCTGCCGATCCTGCGCGAGCGGGCCGACAAGCCGCTCGACACGGTGATGTCCAACAGCTTCGGCTTCGGCGGCACCAACGGCACGCTGATCTTCGGCCAGGTCGACTGA
- the fabA gene encoding 3-hydroxyacyl-[acyl-carrier-protein] dehydratase FabA, protein MQKSAYTFEELLACGRGEMFGPGNAQLPVPPMLMFDRIVRIESEGGKYGKGYVEAEFDIKPDLWFFGCHFIGDPVMPGCLGLDAMWQLVGFFLGWSGAPGRGRALGVGEVKFTGQVTPEVKKVVYKIDLKRVIMRKLVMGIGDGVMEADGKVIYETKDLKVGLFTAEQMAG, encoded by the coding sequence ATGCAAAAGAGCGCCTACACCTTCGAAGAGCTCCTGGCCTGCGGCCGGGGCGAAATGTTCGGACCCGGCAACGCCCAGCTGCCCGTGCCCCCGATGCTGATGTTCGATCGCATCGTCCGGATCGAATCCGAGGGCGGCAAGTACGGCAAGGGCTATGTCGAAGCCGAGTTCGACATCAAGCCGGACCTCTGGTTCTTCGGCTGCCACTTCATCGGCGACCCCGTCATGCCCGGGTGCCTGGGCCTGGACGCCATGTGGCAGCTGGTCGGCTTCTTCCTGGGCTGGTCGGGCGCTCCCGGCCGCGGTCGCGCCCTGGGCGTGGGCGAAGTGAAGTTCACCGGCCAGGTCACCCCCGAGGTCAAGAAGGTCGTCTACAAGATCGACCTCAAGCGCGTGATCATGCGCAAGCTGGTCATGGGCATCGGCGACGGCGTCATGGAAGCCGACGGCAAGGTGATCTACGAAACCAAGGACCTCAAGGTCGGCCTGTTCACGGCCGAGCAGATGGCGGGTTGA
- a CDS encoding SH3 domain-containing protein, translated as MPVKCKHRSLCGMALGGLVAATSLLAGPALAQAPATTPSGLPVPRYVVLKYGEVNARQGPDEQHRLLWIYKVKGLPVQVVAETREWRRICDPEGGLAWVHKRTTDGRRTAMRVQDSPLPLRASPKAESRISAYLAGRSVANLDKCEKGWCRLKADGASGWAPEDEIWGAKEALQCPEGR; from the coding sequence ATGCCGGTGAAATGCAAACATCGTTCGCTGTGCGGAATGGCGCTGGGCGGTCTCGTGGCCGCGACCTCGCTGCTGGCGGGTCCCGCCCTCGCCCAGGCGCCGGCCACGACCCCGTCGGGCCTGCCGGTGCCGCGCTACGTCGTGCTGAAGTACGGCGAGGTCAACGCACGCCAGGGCCCGGACGAGCAGCATCGGCTGCTGTGGATCTACAAGGTCAAGGGCCTGCCGGTTCAGGTGGTGGCCGAAACCCGCGAGTGGCGGCGGATCTGCGATCCCGAAGGCGGCCTGGCCTGGGTGCACAAGCGCACCACCGACGGCCGGCGCACGGCCATGCGGGTGCAGGACAGCCCCCTGCCCCTGCGCGCCTCGCCCAAGGCGGAGTCGCGGATCAGCGCCTATCTGGCCGGCCGCTCGGTGGCCAATCTCGACAAGTGCGAAAAGGGCTGGTGCCGCCTGAAGGCCGACGGCGCGTCGGGCTGGGCCCCGGAAGACGAAATCTGGGGGGCCAAGGAGGCTCTGCAGTGTCCGGAGGGGCGCTGA
- a CDS encoding 2-hydroxyacid dehydrogenase: MPARKLKVVVTRKLPDPVETRMCELFDTELNLSDKPMTADELVDAMGRADVLVPTITDRIDSRLLSRSGERLKLIANFGAGVDNIDVATANARGIIVTNTPGVLTEDTADLTMTLIMAAARRVVEGAEVVKAGEFQGWSPTWMLGRRLWGKRLGIVGMGRIGQAVARRAKAFGMQVHYHNRKPVSPRIAEELGCTYWESLDQMLARMDIISINCPHTPATYHLLSARRLKLLRPHAIVVNTARGEVIDEGALANMLARGEIAGAGLDVYEHEPAINPKLLKLPNVVLLPHMGSATVEGRIDMGEKVIVNVKTFMDGHRPPDRVIPAML; encoded by the coding sequence ATGCCTGCCCGCAAGCTCAAAGTCGTCGTCACGCGCAAGCTGCCCGATCCGGTCGAGACGCGCATGTGCGAACTGTTCGACACCGAACTGAACCTGTCCGACAAGCCGATGACCGCCGACGAGCTGGTCGACGCCATGGGACGGGCCGACGTGCTGGTGCCGACCATCACCGACCGCATCGACTCGCGCCTTCTGTCGCGATCCGGCGAGCGGCTCAAGCTGATCGCCAATTTCGGGGCCGGGGTCGACAACATCGACGTCGCCACCGCCAACGCGCGGGGGATCATCGTCACCAACACCCCCGGCGTGCTGACCGAGGACACCGCCGACCTGACCATGACCCTGATCATGGCCGCCGCCCGCCGCGTCGTCGAAGGCGCCGAGGTGGTCAAGGCCGGCGAGTTCCAGGGCTGGTCGCCGACCTGGATGCTGGGCCGCCGCCTGTGGGGCAAGCGCCTGGGCATCGTCGGCATGGGCCGCATCGGCCAGGCCGTGGCCCGCCGCGCCAAGGCCTTCGGCATGCAGGTGCACTATCACAACCGCAAGCCCGTCAGCCCGCGCATCGCCGAGGAGCTGGGCTGCACCTACTGGGAAAGCCTCGACCAGATGCTGGCCCGGATGGACATCATCTCGATCAACTGCCCGCACACCCCGGCCACCTACCACCTGCTCTCAGCCAGGCGCTTGAAGCTGCTGCGGCCGCACGCCATCGTCGTCAACACCGCCCGCGGCGAGGTCATCGACGAAGGGGCCCTGGCCAACATGCTGGCGCGCGGCGAGATCGCCGGCGCGGGCCTGGACGTCTACGAGCACGAGCCGGCCATCAATCCCAAGCTGCTCAAGCTGCCCAACGTGGTGCTGCTGCCGCACATGGGCTCGGCCACGGTCGAGGGCCGCATCGACATGGGCGAGAAGGTGATCGTCAACGTGAAGACCTTCATGGACGGGCACCGGCCGCCCGACCGGGTCATTCCCGCGATGCTGTGA
- a CDS encoding alpha/beta hydrolase family protein, protein MLTRRLVIAAASATPIAIDHAFAADAKGVEAKTEKPQTDRPKTDKAVVVPPSVDELLRGAEVLDTALSPNGSRVAILVEQKKGDKTNALIIFYETDGNEESIKPVQLGETVVDQVEWANEERLLIWVRMTKDPKGHAQGLYFYGEFIPIPVRRILAIGADGKDPVVLFNNQKGVMKRQFNLANVVDRMNTDPKRILMQIWDTVTECETLYLVDVYTGEATQLERGAPSTDGWYTQNGVPVIRYDSNARGTVVSVMVRAPGEKAWKLYKKVRRNELKKLSDLEFVAPTPEPGVLLMLSTDEGADMPAIRKFDTRSMTVGEVVAHDDKRPIQGMFVDESYKALSISVSDDRSNHRFLDPKLAAHYKGVNAYFGDECNVSPFDVSADHKRFIFFVSGPRHPGAFWLYDVTRKDLRLLGDKRPWLAQERLAPMKALPIKTRDGQTITAYLTTPVIASDKPRPMVVLPHGGPEVRDTLSFDLFAQALAAQGWLVLQPNFRGSGGYGKAFANAGRKRWGDLMQEDVEDAVAQVVASGVADPARIAICGISYGGYAALMGAVRRPDLYKAVVSIAGDADLVESLAFSKAEDGSDSDAYAYWCKTIGDPRADKAMLIAASPSERAAEIKAPVLLIHGTEDTIVTPKQSRIMAKALKTAGKPCEHVEMKGVGHRDWSDDNWKLVLTKSIEHIRKGFA, encoded by the coding sequence TTGCTTACTCGCCGTCTCGTGATCGCGGCCGCTTCGGCGACGCCGATCGCCATCGACCATGCCTTCGCCGCCGACGCCAAGGGCGTCGAGGCCAAGACCGAAAAGCCTCAAACCGACAGGCCAAAGACCGACAAGGCCGTCGTCGTCCCGCCCAGCGTCGACGAGCTGCTGCGGGGCGCCGAAGTGCTCGACACCGCCCTGTCGCCCAACGGCTCGCGCGTGGCCATCCTCGTGGAGCAGAAGAAGGGCGACAAGACCAACGCCCTGATCATCTTCTACGAGACCGACGGCAACGAGGAATCGATCAAGCCGGTGCAGCTGGGCGAAACCGTCGTCGACCAGGTGGAATGGGCCAACGAGGAGCGCCTGCTCATCTGGGTGCGGATGACCAAGGACCCCAAGGGCCACGCCCAGGGCCTCTATTTCTACGGCGAGTTCATCCCGATCCCGGTCCGCCGCATCCTGGCCATCGGCGCCGACGGCAAGGACCCCGTGGTGCTGTTCAACAACCAGAAAGGGGTGATGAAGCGGCAGTTCAATCTGGCCAACGTGGTCGACCGGATGAACACCGACCCCAAGCGGATCCTGATGCAGATCTGGGACACCGTCACCGAGTGCGAGACCCTCTACCTGGTCGACGTCTACACCGGCGAGGCGACGCAGCTTGAGCGCGGCGCGCCGTCGACCGACGGCTGGTATACCCAGAACGGCGTGCCGGTGATCCGCTACGACTCCAACGCCCGCGGCACCGTGGTCAGCGTCATGGTGCGCGCGCCCGGCGAGAAGGCGTGGAAGCTCTACAAGAAGGTTCGCCGCAACGAACTGAAGAAGCTGTCGGATCTCGAATTCGTGGCCCCGACGCCCGAGCCGGGCGTGCTGCTGATGCTGTCGACGGACGAGGGCGCCGACATGCCCGCCATCCGCAAGTTCGACACCCGCTCGATGACCGTCGGCGAGGTGGTCGCGCACGACGACAAGCGGCCGATCCAGGGCATGTTCGTCGACGAAAGCTACAAGGCGCTCAGCATCTCGGTCAGCGACGACCGCAGCAACCACCGCTTCCTCGATCCGAAGCTGGCGGCCCACTACAAGGGCGTGAACGCCTATTTCGGCGACGAGTGCAACGTCAGCCCCTTCGACGTCAGCGCCGACCACAAGCGGTTCATCTTCTTCGTCAGCGGGCCCCGCCATCCCGGCGCCTTCTGGCTGTACGACGTGACCCGGAAGGACCTGCGTCTGCTGGGCGACAAGCGGCCTTGGCTGGCGCAGGAGCGCCTGGCGCCGATGAAGGCCCTGCCGATCAAGACCCGGGACGGCCAGACGATCACCGCCTACCTGACGACGCCGGTGATCGCGTCCGACAAGCCCCGGCCGATGGTGGTGCTGCCGCACGGCGGGCCCGAGGTGCGCGACACCCTGAGCTTCGACCTGTTCGCCCAGGCCCTGGCCGCCCAGGGCTGGCTGGTGCTGCAGCCCAACTTCCGCGGCTCGGGCGGCTACGGCAAGGCCTTCGCCAACGCCGGCCGCAAGCGCTGGGGCGATCTGATGCAGGAGGACGTGGAGGACGCCGTCGCCCAGGTCGTGGCCTCGGGCGTCGCCGATCCGGCCCGCATCGCCATCTGCGGCATCAGCTACGGCGGCTACGCGGCCCTGATGGGCGCGGTGCGCCGTCCCGACCTCTACAAGGCCGTGGTCTCGATCGCCGGCGACGCCGACCTCGTCGAGAGCCTGGCCTTCTCGAAGGCCGAGGACGGCTCGGATTCCGACGCCTACGCCTACTGGTGCAAGACGATCGGCGATCCCCGGGCCGACAAGGCCATGCTGATCGCCGCCTCGCCCTCCGAACGCGCCGCCGAGATCAAGGCCCCGGTGCTGCTGATCCACGGCACCGAGGACACCATCGTCACGCCCAAGCAGTCCAGGATCATGGCAAAGGCCCTGAAGACCGCCGGCAAGCCGTGCGAGCACGTCGAGATGAAGGGCGTCGGCCACCGCGACTGGTCGGACGACAACTGGAAGCTGGTGCTGACCAAGTCGATCGAGCACATCCGCAAGGGGTTCGCCTGA